The following DNA comes from Synechococcus sp. CC9616.
CATCCTTCAGCCCAACAACCCATCGCGGAAGGCATCGCTTGCCAGAGCTCCCCGCTTCAAACGGGCCTCCACCTCGAGCAAACGCCCCAGCAGCGACAGGAACCGTTTCGGAGGACGACCCTGCAACTGCTTGCGCATCACGTAAATGCGCTTGGGGTTGCCGATACCGGCCGCTTTGGCAATCACCGCCACATCCCGCTCTCCCTGCTGCTCCAGCAGGCTCACCCAGAGCCAGCCTCGGATTTGCCCGGTGAGGGTGGCCACGATCCGCAAGGCCGGTTCGCCGGCGTCGATCAGGGCGTCCCAGCGGGCGATGGCGTCACCGGGCTTGCCCTCCAGCAAGGCGTCGCCCACCTGCAAGGCGTTGGTGGCCAGGCCGCCCACCAGCTCCTGCACAAGCTTCAAGGTCACCAGGCCGCTGTCATCAGCTCGCAGCGACAACTTGCGTAGTTCGGATTCAAGGCGAGCACTGTCATTGCCGATGGCCTCCACGAGCGCATCGATGGCATCGGGCTCGAGCGTCAGCCCAATGGCGATGGCGGTGCGCTCCACCAACTGGCGCTGACCAGCACCATCCCAGACGGCAGGCAGCACAAAACTCTGCTCGTGATCCAGGCCCTTTTTGATCCTTTTCTGCAGTGTCTTGGTGGTGCGCAGTCGCCCATCCGGTTTGGCTGGGTTCACCAGCACCAGGTGCGTGTTGTCGGGAATCAGTTCAAGGGCGGCCTCGAATTGGTCAGCCAGCTCTGTTGGGCAGGCATTGCAGAACGGACTCCGCTGCAGCAGCACCAGGCGGTCACCGCCACCGAACGGA
Coding sequences within:
- the holA gene encoding DNA polymerase III subunit delta; translated protein: MPIHLFWGDDAAARDRALQGLTEQVVDPSWSSINLSRLDGAETGQASQALEEARTPPFGGGDRLVLLQRSPFCNACPTELADQFEAALELIPDNTHLVLVNPAKPDGRLRTTKTLQKRIKKGLDHEQSFVLPAVWDGAGQRQLVERTAIAIGLTLEPDAIDALVEAIGNDSARLESELRKLSLRADDSGLVTLKLVQELVGGLATNALQVGDALLEGKPGDAIARWDALIDAGEPALRIVATLTGQIRGWLWVSLLEQQGERDVAVIAKAAGIGNPKRIYVMRKQLQGRPPKRFLSLLGRLLEVEARLKRGALASDAFRDGLLG